The Cydia splendana chromosome 2, ilCydSple1.2, whole genome shotgun sequence nucleotide sequence ATTGCAACAGACCACTTAGACACCACTAATTAACACTTAGAGACTATACTACTTATGACTTGCATTTTAGCGCGCAACTTTTGAAGTCGCGCGCGACAACGCAAGTCATGCTAAGCAGTTAGATATGGTACTTTTTGGCAGTGTGAGCGCTATACATCGAAAACAAATGTGATAAATAAGTTagatacagtcaactgtaaaaatatgggtgcacaaatcatctcaataatatgtcccatagctcttatgtcagcgaattaagaactacgggacatgggacatatttttgaataagttggctacacccatatttttacagttgactgtacgtcATGGCGTGTGAAGCACAATAATGAGAGTGACAACTCAGCTCTACTGAACCATAATAAATCATGTTTAGAATTCCACTTCCTTGTACTGAACTGAAACATAGGAATAAGTAGGTATTCGCAAGGCACTTCGTATACTTGAAATTGCTGTAAGAATAATAACAACTTACAACCAATAGGCAGACAGTCAAAGTTGTTAAAGTACTGGTCGGAGGTGGCTCGTTCGACGATCTCGCCTAGATACGGGCGACGGACGATGCTCGGCAGGCGGTAGCCCGGCTTGCAGCGGCACTGGTAGCCGCCGCGGCGGAAACCCCAGCCGTGAATAGGCTCGCACTGTATTAAAGAAAACTGAGGTTAAAATTGTATACAGGGGTTATTTTATTGTTTCCTTACTATATTAATGATGCCAAtttaagtgtaaatatatctagATCCCTATTCCGAGGGACAGTGATAAATTATCTAGAGATGAATTAACACTTAAATTTGAATCATGAATAAAAGGAACTCGCGTTACTCTTGTTGTGTAGGTTACCCCAAGTAAACTTTTTGCAACCCAATATTAATAAAGCGAAAGGCGCTGCAGAAGGTTTGGCCGTTATCTtgttaaataacaaggtttacAAAGACACTTAACTGAGTTGTTAATGATACATTCATTAACTGAACACAATGGATCATCGGGATCATATTCATAAGCAAAGTTTTTAGTGCCATTTCTGAGTTTCTGTAAATTGAAACTTGTATGTCATTTACCTCTGTTGTTTCGTTTTTGCATCTTGCTGTTGCTTTAAACCGGTTCGGCTTATCATTGCCCTGACTCTCGGGGCATTGGTTTATATCTATCCTGTCAAAGTCCATCTCCATCACTACAGCAGCCGTATATCTAAAcagtaataataaatattaatcccAGTGTCAGCCAGGTCATCAATGTGTCACCTTTCACCTTACAACCTTTTAAAATGTTCCTACATAAACaagataatttattatttacatgcGCAAAGAGAATATTACACAAAACAAACATATTTATGAGCCGGCAAACATGTAAACAGCTAAACAGGTAACCAAAAAAGATATTCCATTATCATTGCAAATATCTAAACTACCCAATTATAAATCTAAATAAAGGTGAAACCAATCTAATAAGAAATATATTTATGCAATTTGACTTCCATACTAttattacttacataattttagATGATTAACTGGGTACATACAGAGCGAGATTTGCtatgtgtggacccggctatgggcttgtgcacaaatcacgcgaggttcgataggggaggggggtcacgaaaaaatcacgatagatcacgttgggggagggggggctataaggaaacctcacgtgtatttttctacagtgaacgaaactaagaaaaaagacctaccacatgagtagatacttttcctcggtttcgttaaacataaatcttcactctgcaattcaaaatagcgagtctatttaaagaaaatagaaaaataaacaagattttctatataatacaatactatttatcttaaaataaggtcgaatgaaaaaatttcaaaaaaatacacgtgaggttgtgtgggggtgGGGGtttagccaaaaacctcaccaaatatcaccaagggggagggggggtcaaaaagtagccgaaaaagcctcgcgtgatttgtgcaatACCCCTATTTAGGGTTTTATTCAATAAAAGACAcacagtatatattttttttaatttagtgttaGTGTTGTCTTATTTCGAGATTGCATATGTTATTATTCATTTATTGCACTATTAAGTGACTAAAAATATgataatatcaaataatatttacaaGGTGTATTCTATTTAATAATGAGAAAAGAAAGACTTACTTAGGATATTCAATGTGTCTGAACTGTGTGTGCCGAGGGAAGATATCTGCAACTGGGGAGACTGCGGCAACAAGCCACTTGTTTAGTCTTCCGCAGTCAAAGTAAGGGCGCGTCCAGTTCACAGGGCCTGGTACCTAGTTCATagacaaaaaatataattgtttAATTGTTTGAAGTAAAAATAGATATTGaggtaaattaattttatctttTATTGAATGTGTAATAAGCAAAAACAAATACAATACAGTTTTAAAACAGCACAGGATAGGGAATCATATCCACATCAAGTTATAAAAAGTTGAAAACTGTAGTGGAACCATGAGGTATGTTTGATGCTGGGcaaagaataaaattaaaatgaacaaTTATAGACTGAATAAAGAAGGATGAAAATTCTTATTTGATTCCTATGCACAATTTTCTGATATTAAAGTTTGTTTAGCCTAGCTTGCGATTTTTAGTATTATGTTAAATTAGATTAAATGCTAGTTTTAATACATTACCTCATCATTACCAGGAGGTCCATGAAATGTAAATGTCTCATTAGTGTTATTTGCATATCTTATTTCAACCTGGTAGGTTGTTTTAGTGTCATGTCGATCTCCAACCCTATCAGGAAGCCACTTGCTGTACCATTCATTAGTGCGATAAAAATCTGATGTATAGTCTTTGGACAAACTTTCTGGATCAAATGCTCCCAGATCTTCAGCAATAAATGTATTCATGGTTGAGATCTTCTGTAGATGCACAGGATCATTAAAGTCGTCAGATCTGTAGGCTCTCGGTGCAAACCTGGCCAAGGTCTTATTGAAGAACCCTCTGTATGACGACGTGTAGGACATATTCGGCGAGAAGTATATAGAACTGGCGTTTATGTACGGATTTGCAGAAACATCCGCTACTGATGAAAGAAAGTAATACATCATACCGGGGTCGTATGTATCATTGATAGCCGGTCGGATAAACCTAGACTGCAGGATATAGCTCCAGAAAAACGCTCGATTCATTACCATGTTGTGTAAATGAAGCAGCGCCGTTCGGTTAGGAAAGACAGGGTTAATATTAATCTCTTTTACATCCGGATGATGCGAAACAGAGTCTGACGGAAGAAACAAATCATCAAGGTGTGTAATATAGCAGTTATCTGCGGAAACCCTGTCAATTCTGCCTCTAATTTCATCGAAAGCATCTCTCAATTGCCACTCGTATTGGCCGGCCACACCCCATAACAAAGCACAGAGGGATATCAATAGCAAACTGCAGTTTATCTTCTCCATTTTCACGCTTACACTTAACGAAGCTTATTCACTAATAAATCAAtacatttttattgaaaaactaaTCAAATGTAATACAAAACTTTATAAAAAACACCTAACAAACAAGCTGCCTATAACCAAACTAACCAAAAACTAACGTAAAAGCCCAACAGCAAAGAGAATCGAGGTATTGAAAAAAACGCATTATTTAGTGTCAAATTTCAAAAAGAAGTCGTTTCATTTTCAACGACACGTCAAAAAGTCCTAGCACACTACCGTACCGCACCAAGGTAGCGCTGTGGTGTAGTAGTGTGTTATGGCTTTGGTTATGGCTAGTAAAACACATACACGATTAACACGATCAATATTATTGCACAATATTCTTACTAAAGTTAATCTTCTACTAAAATGTGCTAGATAGTGACGCGGGTAGCTAATATTGATTAAacaaggaaaaaatattttcaacaaatcatatgttttatgtttatgttgtattatttaatattatacattGCCGACTGAAAAGGTGCCAAGAATTCAATCGATATATCAAACGCCGCAATGTATAAAAAACCGTATGCGAGTTATTGCAAGGTAAAAGCCGTATAATAAAGCCCTTGCTACatggtcgccgacaagccttctaaccgtctgaccttggtctgtccttggtcagttttaagcccttgctacacggtcggcGACAAGCCAccagaccgcgtggccttggtccgtcccggaccgtgtagacagttgtttccaacaaaatttgaccaaaactgaccaaggacaaaccaaggtcagacggttagaaggcttgtcggcgaccgtgtagcaagggcttgagtcaaattttgttggaaacaactgtctacacggtccgggacagaccaaggccacgcggtctgaaggcttgtcggcgaccgtgtagcaagggcttagcTACCGAatcgcaccgcgaccttggtgcagtGCGGCGCACCGTGCGTTAAGGACGCAATTATAAgttagagcgagaaagagacactttgaccgcaccaaggtcgaggtcctgtgcggtagtctgttatggTCATAATATTATGCTGTTCGAAGCATAGGTGAAAACGCCCAGTAGTCAATAATTTTAATGGCTTAAAAAACTCACATtcaggccataattgttaaaaaaaaacaataattttagcTGTCAAGTGATATGTCAAACATATGTGTCATGTGTCAACCAGGGGATGAAAAGTGCTATAACCTCAAAACCTCATAAActcagaaaattaaaaatattgtatgtagagaggaaataattaaattaatttgaaaCTCGGTAACAAAATTTACTTACCAACATGGCAGGAACGTTATTCCGTAAGGTTtttgttatataaataataataattagccATTGTTTGTTTGAACACTTTGGTACACGGTCTAActaaacattattttgttttaggttctaTGCTAAGCACTACAATATCGGCTTATAAAACGAATTCCACTCATATAGTAAGTCTTATTACCATTACTTTCACTATTATCTTTGAAATAATAACATTCAACTTAGAAATGTACACCTATTTATAGTAATAAGTCAAACCTTAATATCCAtacttattttgtatttttttctagcGTACCATACACAGTTCAACTGCCTTTTATGCTGCCCGTAAAGGTACTAGAGCAAAGGCCCGAGCTAAAAAAGTGAAAGTTGAGATTACAAAAGTAGGGTTCATTCCCCATAACCAGAGAGGAGCAAATAAGTAAGTTAATACTCTATATAGTAGTCTTGTACGTATTCAATTGCTTTATATAATCATGGTGTTTACGATGCTGTAGCACCTGCAAATTTTTCTGCAAAGGGTTCAACCCTGTAAAATTCAGTTCAAGATACAATTAGGAAATGTAATCATGAACCAGGATATGTGATGCGGaaggatgaaagtcatgtgccgagaaaggtattacgaatgaatttGGAGGGAAGTAcaaggaaaggaaaaccgaggaaaaggtggatggactgtgtgaggcAAATCTAGATTTGCATGAAAAATCTTATTCTAGATCTTGACCGTCAGGCTTTCGTGATCAATATTTCACAGAGTAATTTAAAATGAGTCCCTAAGAATTCAGTATATACTACCTATCAGGGTACTTGCTGTTATATTTGCATTATAAAACAacattaaataatcatttaattaataaaaactaagtttttaataagaaaatttgTT carries:
- the LOC134803971 gene encoding uncharacterized protein LOC134803971 codes for the protein MEKINCSLLLISLCALLWGVAGQYEWQLRDAFDEIRGRIDRVSADNCYITHLDDLFLPSDSVSHHPDVKEININPVFPNRTALLHLHNMVMNRAFFWSYILQSRFIRPAINDTYDPGMMYYFLSSVADVSANPYINASSIYFSPNMSYTSSYRGFFNKTLARFAPRAYRSDDFNDPVHLQKISTMNTFIAEDLGAFDPESLSKDYTSDFYRTNEWYSKWLPDRVGDRHDTKTTYQVEIRYANNTNETFTFHGPPGNDEVPGPVNWTRPYFDCGRLNKWLVAAVSPVADIFPRHTQFRHIEYPKYTAAVVMEMDFDRIDINQCPESQGNDKPNRFKATARCKNETTECEPIHGWGFRRGGYQCRCKPGYRLPSIVRRPYLGEIVERATSDQYFNNFDCLPIGWIQRLPVKWERSLPFLRAMYLDKYSEYVNASSGPAALHTERPNVYEVLSFIRGVQPHNCSLYNPSDLFLNGDIAYGAEEQFANQAKMAVRLANFISAFLQISDPMEVFSGTRVADKPLTEDQMIGETLALVLGDSKIWSAGIFWDRNKFINRTFFAPFAYKTELNTRKYKLEDLARLNTTEELYTNQPWFQFLKQRWLTNFDSLEKFFLKMKIRDDEFGKYLKHYERYPTSYMAANLKHGHWTTPYFDCKGHLKQWVTTYAAPFFGWDSVKVKLEFKGVVAVTMQLMSLDINQCPDKYYVPNAFKGTDKCDRLSSYCVPILGRGFEAGGYKCECLQGYEYPFEDEITYYDGQIMEAEFQNVIEDKKTRIDMFKCRLAGAAAIQSSFAVLLAVLCLVYKLR